The proteins below come from a single Solea senegalensis isolate Sse05_10M unplaced genomic scaffold, IFAPA_SoseM_1 scf7180000013377, whole genome shotgun sequence genomic window:
- the irx3a gene encoding iroquois-class homeodomain protein IRX-3a encodes MSFPQLGYQYIRPIYPPERQGIANNARAGTELSPSGALSNVLSSMYGSPFAAAAQGYGAFLPYSNDISIFNQLGAQYELKDSPGVQHPGFSHHHPAFYPYGQYHFGDPSRPKNATRESTSTLKAWLSEHRKNPYPTKGEKIMLAIITKMTLTQVSTWFANARRRLKKENKMTWAPRNRTDEEGNVYSSDHEGEEGDKREDEEEIDLENIDTENIENKDDLDDQDDLHSDIKLDGRSDSEISDSYEDLQGPDQRFLKAVQGKDGKDVERGGEHFHNHHHHHHHHQHHSPLTIKAAQPNEEQLKLNQVSGVSSPPSENNPAPVQKPKIWSLAETATAPDNPRKSPQMNGSNSAGPAAQTIITPHRLISSCPVGKIQNWTNRAFSAHQLALLNSNHYLGLANQATATGLALYSSSRQTEDKSHSSETPLTGTCSRH; translated from the exons ATGTCTTTCCCTCAGCTGGGATATCAGTACATCCGACCGATATACCCGCCGGAGCGCCAGGGGATCGCCAACAATGCCCGGGCCGGGACAGAGCTCAGTCCGTCCGGCGCACTCTCCAACGTCCTCTCCTCTATGTATGGATCTCCTTTCGCCGCGGCAGCGCAGGGCTATGGAGCGTTTCTGCCCTATTCCAACGACATATCCATTTTCAATCAGCTG ggAGCTCAGTATGAACTGAAAGACAGTCCCGGTGTCCAGCACCCAGGCTTCTCCCATCATCACCCTGCTTTCTACCCATACGGCCAGTACCATTTCGGTGACCCATCCAGACCCAAAAACGCCACCAGGGAGAGCACCAGCACCCTGAAGGCCTGGCTCAGTGAACACCGCAAGAACCCCTACCCAACCAAGGGCGAGAAGATCATGCTGGCCATCATCACCAAAATGACCCTCACCCAGGTGTCCACCTGGTTCGCCAACGCCAGGAGGAGACTAAAGAAGGAGAACAAGATGACCTGGGCCCCCCGGAACCGCACCGACGAAGAGGGGAATGTTTACAGCAGTGATCacgagggggaggagggggacaagagggaggacgaggaggagatcGACTTGGAGAACATCGACACGGAGAATATTGAGAACAAGGACGACTTGGACGACCAGGACGACCTGCATTCAGACATTAAACTCGACGGAAGGAGTGACTCTGAGATTTCTGACAGCTATGAGGATTTACAAGGGCCCGACCAGAGGTTTCTTAAGGCCGTGCAGGGCAAAGATGGCAAAGAcgtggagagaggaggagagcactTCCAcaaccatcaccaccaccaccaccaccatcagcaCCACTCTCCTTTGACCATCAAAGCGGCCCAGCCAAACGAAGAACAGCTCAAACTGAACCAGGTGTCCGGCGTGAGCTCGCCGCCCTCGGAAAACAACCCTGCCCCGGTCCAGAAGCCAAAGATCTGGTCTTTGGCAGAGACAGCCACGGCTCCTGACAATCCGCGCAAATCGCCACAAATGAACGGCAGCAACTCGGCAGGCCCGGCTGCCCAGACCATTATAACCCCGCACAGACTCATCTCCTCTTGTCCCGTTGGGAAAATCCAGAACTGGACGAACCGGGCCTTCTCAGCACATCAGCTGGCTTTACTGAACTCTAACCATTACCTGGGACTGGCAAACCAGGCCACAGCCACCGGCCTGGCCCTGTACAGCAGTAGCAGGCAAACGGA